In Chryseobacterium lactis, a single genomic region encodes these proteins:
- a CDS encoding sigma-54-dependent transcriptional regulator codes for MQKILIVEDEKAISGVLHSILSDELTDYEFVIAEDGLEGYKQVEKEDFALVISDIKMPKLSGTELLKQSLVLKPETTFIMISGHADIDSAVSCLKDGAYDFISKPIDINRLITSVKNALVKETLKKENKNLQTENKTLKKKVNKKYQMIGTSPALQKIQDMIEKVAVSDARVLITGPNGAGKELVAHAIHNQSERARGPMIEVNCAAIPSELIESELFGHVKGSFTGAIKDKQGKFEQANGGTIFLDEIGDMSLIAQAKVLRALQESKVSPVGSDKEIKVDVRVIAATNKNMQKEIEEGKFREDLYHRLSVIEIYVPPLDERKEDIKLLVEHFSGMIADEHGTAVKKFDDKAIDALKVLSWTGNIRELRNVVERLIILGGNTVSESDVASFVRK; via the coding sequence ATGCAAAAAATCCTTATAGTAGAAGACGAAAAAGCAATATCGGGAGTACTTCACAGTATTCTTTCTGATGAACTGACAGATTATGAATTTGTTATCGCCGAAGACGGCCTTGAAGGCTACAAACAGGTAGAAAAAGAAGATTTCGCTTTAGTGATTTCTGACATTAAAATGCCTAAACTTTCAGGAACTGAGCTTCTAAAGCAAAGTCTTGTATTAAAGCCTGAAACTACTTTTATCATGATCTCAGGTCACGCAGACATCGATTCTGCTGTTTCTTGTTTGAAGGATGGCGCATATGATTTTATTTCCAAGCCTATTGACATCAACAGACTGATCACCAGTGTAAAGAATGCTCTGGTAAAGGAAACGCTGAAAAAAGAAAACAAAAATCTTCAGACTGAAAATAAAACGCTAAAGAAAAAAGTAAACAAAAAATACCAGATGATCGGTACTTCTCCTGCGTTGCAGAAGATTCAGGATATGATCGAAAAGGTAGCTGTTTCTGATGCGAGAGTTTTAATTACAGGACCAAATGGTGCCGGAAAAGAATTGGTAGCCCACGCTATTCATAATCAAAGTGAACGTGCAAGAGGCCCGATGATTGAGGTAAACTGTGCTGCAATTCCATCTGAACTGATTGAATCTGAACTTTTCGGACACGTAAAAGGGTCTTTTACGGGTGCTATTAAAGACAAACAGGGAAAATTCGAGCAGGCTAACGGCGGTACTATCTTCCTTGATGAAATTGGTGATATGAGCCTTATCGCTCAGGCTAAAGTATTGAGAGCCCTTCAGGAAAGTAAAGTTTCTCCAGTAGGTAGTGATAAAGAAATAAAGGTTGACGTAAGAGTTATTGCGGCGACCAATAAGAATATGCAGAAGGAAATTGAGGAAGGAAAGTTCAGAGAAGATCTTTACCACAGACTTTCTGTAATTGAAATTTATGTTCCACCATTGGATGAAAGAAAAGAAGACATCAAATTGCTGGTTGAACATTTCTCAGGTATGATTGCTGATGAGCATGGTACTGCGGTGAAAAAGTTTGATGATAAAGCTATTGATGCTTTAAAAGTGCTTTCATGGACTGGAAATATCAGAGAACTAAGGAATGTTGTGGAGAGATTGATCATTCTTGGTGGAAACACTGTTTCTGAAAGTGACGTTGCAAGTTTTGTAAGGAAATAA
- a CDS encoding YggS family pyridoxal phosphate-dependent enzyme yields MSSKENYQNIKNQLPNDVQLVAVSKTHPVSAIQEVYDLGQRVFGENKVQELMEKSPLLPKDIQWHLIGHLQTNKVKYIASFIDTIQSVDSEKLLAEINKESGKNERIIKVLLQVKIAAEDTKFGLEISEAKNLFQQYIDGNFPHVEITGLMGMATFTEDEQQVRKEFLTLKSLFDELNQLKTLNTLSMGMSDDFPVAIECGANSVRVGSAIFGRRDYSK; encoded by the coding sequence ATGAGTAGTAAAGAAAATTATCAGAATATAAAAAATCAACTTCCAAATGATGTACAACTGGTTGCTGTTTCAAAAACGCATCCGGTTTCTGCAATACAGGAGGTTTATGATCTGGGACAAAGAGTTTTTGGAGAAAACAAGGTTCAGGAACTGATGGAGAAATCCCCTCTTCTGCCTAAAGATATTCAATGGCACCTTATTGGCCATTTGCAGACCAACAAAGTCAAGTATATCGCTTCTTTCATCGATACGATTCAAAGTGTAGATTCAGAAAAACTATTAGCTGAGATCAATAAAGAATCCGGAAAAAACGAAAGAATCATCAAGGTTTTGCTTCAGGTAAAAATAGCAGCTGAAGATACAAAGTTCGGGCTTGAAATTTCAGAAGCTAAAAATCTGTTTCAACAGTATATCGACGGCAATTTTCCCCATGTTGAAATTACAGGCCTGATGGGAATGGCAACTTTTACAGAAGATGAGCAACAGGTCAGAAAAGAATTTTTAACTTTAAAAAGCCTTTTTGATGAATTAAATCAACTAAAAACATTAAATACCTTATCAATGGGAATGAGTGATGATTTCCCGGTAGCGATTGAATGTGGTGCTAATTCTGTAAGAGTTGGATCGGCAATTTTCGGGAGGAGAGATTATTCAAAATAG
- a CDS encoding polysaccharide deacetylase family protein, protein MKKNFAGKAKNKTFLGMFALMSATSVLLNSCNFKNEVNEKVNSQEHPTAEMVPRIDDENVDPDKRVIYLTFDDGPNQGTENLLRILNKRNVCATAFLVGKHTYGSKRQKDDFQLLKQSPLVELANHSFSHAHNKYTDFYKNAEAVVHDFDVAKDSLKLSDKIARTPGRNIWRLNNINVTDIKSSTAAANGLKNAGYKVIGWDLEWRPTHKMTLKGSHEAMLKKVDSIFLNDLEKTSRHLVFLTHDQYLRDTDSINELDLFIEKLQKSNKFVFRKISQYPKINEVLN, encoded by the coding sequence ATGAAAAAAAATTTTGCGGGAAAGGCAAAAAATAAGACTTTTCTCGGGATGTTTGCATTGATGAGTGCAACTTCAGTTTTATTGAACAGCTGTAATTTCAAGAATGAAGTGAATGAAAAAGTGAATTCACAAGAACATCCTACCGCAGAAATGGTCCCCAGAATAGATGATGAGAATGTAGATCCTGATAAAAGAGTGATCTACCTTACTTTTGATGACGGCCCGAATCAGGGAACAGAAAACCTCTTAAGAATATTAAACAAAAGGAATGTGTGTGCTACCGCCTTTCTGGTTGGAAAGCATACTTATGGAAGCAAAAGACAAAAAGATGACTTTCAACTCTTAAAACAAAGTCCTCTGGTTGAACTTGCGAACCATAGCTTTTCTCATGCTCATAATAAATACACGGATTTTTATAAAAATGCTGAAGCTGTAGTTCATGATTTTGATGTTGCGAAAGACAGTCTTAAGCTTTCTGATAAAATCGCCAGGACTCCCGGAAGAAATATCTGGAGGCTCAATAATATTAATGTGACCGACATCAAAAGCTCCACTGCCGCAGCAAATGGTCTGAAAAATGCCGGCTACAAGGTAATCGGATGGGATCTGGAATGGAGACCAACCCACAAAATGACTTTGAAAGGGAGCCATGAAGCGATGCTTAAAAAAGTAGACAGTATCTTCCTTAATGATCTGGAGAAAACTTCAAGACATCTTGTTTTCCTTACGCATGATCAATACCTTAGAGACACAGACTCTATCAATGAGCTGGATCTGTTTATTGAGAAACTACAGAAAAGCAACAAATTTGTGTTTAGAAAGATTTCTCAATATCCGAAAATCAATGAGGTGCTGAATTAA
- a CDS encoding DUF72 domain-containing protein, whose product MKKENLYIGCSGFYNNDWKGSLYPENAPSKDFLSLYAKTFNTVEINSTFYRKPTAKTLLKWYDETPDSFRFFIKIPKSITHQSRLLDSKEEITSFCNHIQTHLRDKLSGFLYQFPPSFKNTQENIDRIKENLDFNYINVIEFRDESWWRQDIFDLLKDINIVFSGVSFPGNLPEEPVTNHPEIFYYRLHGKPVLYKSLYSKDFLNDLSEKIKHHPQKIFIFFNNTWGTSAIENAIYLKEILE is encoded by the coding sequence ATGAAAAAAGAAAATCTTTACATTGGATGTTCAGGATTTTATAATAACGACTGGAAAGGGTCTTTATATCCTGAGAATGCCCCAAGTAAAGATTTTCTTTCTTTATATGCAAAGACTTTTAATACCGTTGAAATTAATTCAACATTTTATAGAAAACCTACCGCCAAAACACTTCTGAAATGGTATGATGAAACGCCTGACTCATTCAGATTCTTTATTAAAATTCCTAAATCCATTACCCACCAAAGCCGGCTTTTGGATTCAAAAGAAGAAATTACAAGCTTCTGCAATCATATTCAAACTCACCTCAGAGATAAGCTTTCCGGGTTTTTGTACCAGTTTCCGCCTTCTTTCAAAAATACTCAGGAAAATATAGACCGTATTAAGGAAAACCTTGATTTTAACTATATTAATGTGATTGAATTCCGGGATGAATCCTGGTGGAGGCAAGATATATTTGACCTTTTAAAAGATATCAATATTGTTTTTTCCGGGGTAAGCTTTCCAGGTAACCTTCCGGAAGAACCTGTTACTAATCATCCTGAAATATTTTACTACAGACTTCACGGCAAGCCTGTTCTTTATAAATCTTTATACAGTAAAGATTTTTTAAACGATCTCTCCGAAAAGATTAAGCACCATCCACAAAAAATTTTTATTTTCTTTAATAACACCTGGGGAACATCGGCAATCGAAAATGCGATCTATTTAAAAGAAATTTTAGAATAA